One Setaria viridis chromosome 3, Setaria_viridis_v4.0, whole genome shotgun sequence DNA window includes the following coding sequences:
- the LOC117848910 gene encoding trans-cinnamate 4-monooxygenase, whose product MDLALLEKALLGLFAAAVLAITVAKLTGKRLRLPPGPPGAPVVGNWLQVGDDLNHRNLMTLAKRFGDIFLLRMGVRNLVVVSTPELAKEVLHTQGVEFGSRTRNVVFDIFTGKGQDMVFTVYGDHWRKMRRIMTVPFFTNKVVAQNRAGWEEEARLVVEDVKKNPKAATEGVVIRRRLQLMMYNDMFRIMFDRRFDSEDDELFNKLKALNAERSRLSQSFEYNYGDFIPVLRPFLRGYLNRCHDLKTRRMKVFEDNFVQERKNVMAQTGEIRCAMDHILEAERKGEINHDNVLYIVENINVAAIETTLWSIEWGIAELVNHPEIQSKLREELTSVLGAGVAVTEPDLERLPYLQAVVKETLRLRMAIPLLVPHMNLNDGKLHGYDIPAESKILVNAWFLANDPKRWVKPEEFRPERFLEEEKAVEAHGNDFRFVPFGVGRRSCPGIILALPIIGITLGRLVQNFQLLPPPGQAKVDTTEKPGQFSNQIAKHATIVCKPLEA is encoded by the exons ATGGACCTCGCCCTCCTCGAGAAGGCCCTTCTGGGCCTgttcgcggcggcggtgctggccaTCACCGTGGCGAAGCTGACGGGCAAGCGCCTCCGCCTGCCCCCcggcccgcccggcgcccccgtgGTGGGCAACTGGCTCCAGGTCGGCGACGACCTCAACCACCGCAACCTGATGACCCTCGCGAAGCGCTTCGGCgacatcttcctcctccgcatGGGCGTCCGCAACCTGGTGGTCGTGTCCACcccggagctcgccaaggaggtCCTCCACACCCAGGGCGTCGAGTTCGGCTCCCGCACCCGCAACGTCGTCTTCGACATCTTCACCGGCAAGGGCCAGGACATGGTCTTCACCGTCTACGGCGACCACTGGCGCAAGATGCGCCGCATCATGACCGTCCCCTTCTTCACCAACAAGGTCGTCGCGCAGAACCGCGCcggctgggaggaggaggcccgcCTGGTCGTGGAGGACGTCAAGAAGAACCCCAAGGCCGCCACCGAGGGTGTGgtgatccgccgccgcctgcagctCATGATGTACAACGACATGTTCCGCATCATGTTCGATCGCCGCTTCGACAGCGAGGACGACGAGCTCTTCAACAAGCTCAAGGCCCTCAACGCCGAGCGCAGCCGCCTCTCGCAGAGCTTCGAGTACAACTACGGCGACTTCATCCCTGTCCTCCGCCCCTTCCTCCGCGGGTACCTCAACCGCTGCCACGACCTCAAGACCCGCCGCATGAAGGTCTTCGAGGACAACTTCGTCCAGGAGCGCAA GAATGTGATGGCCCAGACTGGCGAGATCCGGTGCGCCATGGACCACATCCTTGAGGCCGAGAGGAAGGGCGAGATCAACCACGACAACGTCCTCTACATCGTCGAGAACATCAACGTCGCAG CCATCGAGACTACCTTGTGGTCGATCGAGTGGGGCATCGCCGAGCTGGTGAACCACCCGGAGATCCAGTCCAAGCTCCGGGAGGAGCTGACCTCCGTGCTGGGCGCCGGCGTGGCGGTGACGGAGCCGGACCTGGAGCGCCTGCCCTACCTGCAGGCCGTGGTGAAGGAGACCCTCCGGCTGCGCATGGCCATCCCGCTGCTGGTCCCGCACATGAACCTCAACGACGGCAAGCTCCATGGCTACGACATCCCAGCCGAATCCAAGATCCTCGTCAACGCGTGGTTCCTCGCCAACGACCCCAAGCGGTGGGTGAAGCCCGAGGAGTTCCGCCCGGAACGgttcctggaggaggagaaggccgtTGAGGCCCATGGCAACGACTTCCGGTTCGTGCCCTTCGGCGTCGGCCGCCGGAGCTGCCCGGGGATTATCCTTGCGCTGCCCATCATCGGCATCACGCTCGGAAGGCTGGTGCAGAACTtccagctgctgccgccgccggggcaggcCAAGGTCGACACCACCGAGAAGCCGGGGCAGTTCAGCAACCAGATCGCCAAGCACGCCACCATCGTCTGCAAGCCGCTCGAGGCCTAG